The following proteins are encoded in a genomic region of Saccharopolyspora antimicrobica:
- a CDS encoding NAD(P)-dependent oxidoreductase gives MVEQSRTPVTVLGLGSMGSALAGAFLDAGHPTTVWNRTASKAEPLVAKGAVHAASVEEAVAASPLVIACLTTYENTVEALEPAAAALAGRALVPLNSGSPSGARRMAEWATGHGARYLDGAIKNVPSAVGAADTLLYYGGDRSVFDEYEAVLRVMGGDTVHLGADADLAALYEMAVGGTLLPALVGFFQGAAALQARGLEVASMVRFSVKWFEMINSVLPVFAAEIDSGRYDDAASSVNLFLAGAAHDEELGREANIDVAWHEPFRELLERAVAAGHGEHSISALTEVLKKPA, from the coding sequence ATGGTTGAGCAATCCCGCACGCCCGTGACCGTCCTCGGCCTCGGTTCGATGGGCAGTGCGCTGGCCGGAGCGTTCCTCGACGCCGGCCATCCGACGACCGTCTGGAACCGGACGGCGTCGAAGGCCGAGCCGCTGGTGGCCAAGGGCGCCGTGCACGCGGCTTCGGTCGAGGAGGCGGTTGCCGCGAGTCCGCTGGTGATCGCCTGCCTGACCACGTACGAGAACACCGTCGAAGCACTGGAGCCCGCCGCTGCTGCGCTGGCCGGACGTGCCCTGGTCCCGCTGAACAGCGGGTCGCCGTCGGGTGCGCGCCGGATGGCGGAGTGGGCGACCGGGCACGGAGCCCGCTACCTGGACGGGGCGATCAAGAACGTGCCGTCCGCCGTGGGCGCGGCCGACACCCTGCTCTACTACGGCGGTGACCGGAGCGTCTTCGACGAGTACGAGGCGGTGCTGCGGGTCATGGGCGGTGACACCGTCCACCTCGGTGCCGACGCGGACCTCGCCGCTTTGTACGAGATGGCGGTGGGCGGCACCCTGCTCCCCGCGCTGGTCGGGTTCTTCCAGGGTGCGGCGGCGTTGCAGGCGCGCGGGCTCGAGGTCGCGTCGATGGTGCGGTTCAGCGTCAAGTGGTTCGAGATGATCAACTCCGTGCTGCCCGTGTTCGCCGCCGAGATCGACAGCGGCCGGTACGACGACGCGGCGTCGTCGGTGAACCTGTTCCTGGCCGGAGCGGCCCACGACGAGGAGCTGGGCCGGGAGGCGAACATCGACGTGGCCTGGCACGAGCCGTTCCGCGAACTGCTGGAACGGGCCGTCGCGGCGGGCCACGGCGAGCACAGCATCTCCGCGCTGACGGAGGTGCTGAAGAAGCCCGCGTGA
- a CDS encoding winged helix-turn-helix transcriptional regulator: MTKRKYTCGFDAAIAVMGGKWRGLILFFLGDGPLRFGELRRAVAGISERMLILQLRELEASGLVHREVHHQVPLKVEYSLTEFGHSLRTALMPLGEWGEEHIERLENLP; the protein is encoded by the coding sequence TTGACGAAGCGCAAGTACACCTGCGGGTTCGATGCGGCGATCGCCGTGATGGGCGGGAAGTGGCGAGGTCTGATCCTCTTCTTCCTCGGTGATGGGCCGCTGCGCTTCGGCGAGCTGCGCCGGGCGGTGGCGGGCATCAGCGAGCGGATGCTGATCCTGCAGCTGCGCGAGCTGGAGGCCAGCGGCCTCGTCCACCGCGAGGTCCACCACCAGGTCCCGCTGAAGGTGGAGTACTCGCTGACCGAGTTCGGCCATTCCCTGCGCACCGCCCTGATGCCGCTCGGCGAATGGGGCGAGGAGCACATCGAGAGGCTGGAAAACCTGCCGTGA
- a CDS encoding alpha/beta fold hydrolase produces MSLSFEVHGSGPGLLLAHGAGGSVAANFPFIAELAEKRTVIAPDYPGSGATPKAEQPLELDRLVDDVVATAVDSGVETFAVLGYSTGAAVAVRAAARYPERVTALVLTAGLAHTDQHLHLNLDVWQHLLDTPEALAPFLVLNCFGPEALNSIDDLDGVLRGAADGVPVGTRDHIDLLRTVDVRADLPGVTVPTLVVATTQDTLVPPHHSRGLASAIPGAKLVEVESGHLIGVQNPDDWLAAIQEFLG; encoded by the coding sequence ATGTCGCTGTCGTTTGAGGTGCACGGGTCCGGGCCGGGGTTGTTGCTGGCGCACGGTGCGGGCGGGTCGGTTGCGGCCAACTTCCCGTTCATCGCCGAACTCGCGGAGAAGCGCACGGTGATCGCGCCGGACTACCCGGGATCGGGTGCGACGCCGAAGGCCGAGCAGCCGTTGGAGCTGGACCGGTTGGTCGACGACGTCGTCGCGACCGCGGTCGATTCGGGTGTGGAAACCTTTGCCGTGCTCGGCTATTCAACCGGCGCGGCGGTCGCGGTCCGCGCGGCGGCGCGGTATCCGGAGCGCGTCACCGCGCTGGTGCTCACGGCCGGGCTCGCCCACACCGACCAGCACCTCCATCTCAACCTCGACGTCTGGCAGCACCTCCTCGACACTCCGGAGGCGCTCGCGCCGTTCCTGGTGCTGAACTGCTTCGGGCCGGAGGCGCTGAACTCGATCGATGACCTGGACGGGGTGCTGCGCGGGGCGGCGGACGGGGTGCCGGTCGGAACCCGCGACCACATCGATCTGCTGCGCACCGTCGACGTCCGCGCCGATCTGCCCGGGGTCACCGTGCCGACGCTGGTCGTCGCGACCACTCAGGACACGCTGGTGCCGCCGCACCACTCGCGCGGACTGGCGAGCGCGATCCCCGGCGCGAAGCTCGTCGAGGTCGAGTCCGGGCACCTCATCGGTGTGCAGAACCCCGATGACTGGCTGGCGGCGATCCAGGAGTTCCTGGGGTGA
- a CDS encoding MFS transporter — MRSSGGTLAALLACVFAIGSAEYAVLGVLPDIAGDLRVSVGTTGLLVTGYALTVAFAGPVFTALTTRVPRKALLIGMIALFAAGNVLAALAGSFGLVLIARVVAALVHSTFFAVGLVQAVSVVGAERRGWAIAVVSAGLNLATVLGAPLGTFIGHELGWRATFWAVAGASAVAAGLIVVAVPRSSAVGPQSVRAEIGALADREVLVVVAVTVLAQIALFTPYTYIATILTEVSGFATGAVAWLLMAFGAGGLVGNVIGGRLADRWPWGSVRGLLAGMVFVLGVFALVVQYAGAAAVGVLVLGVVSCALIPALQSRAFAAAAAAPTLTVAVNTSAFNLGNAGGAWIGGRVLDGGAAPHWLIGIGIFAAVAAWVATAARRSAGVEGRTDVAVV; from the coding sequence ATGAGAAGCAGTGGTGGGACCCTGGCGGCGCTGCTGGCCTGCGTGTTCGCCATCGGGTCCGCGGAGTACGCGGTGCTCGGGGTGCTGCCCGACATCGCGGGTGATCTCCGCGTTTCGGTCGGGACGACCGGCCTGCTCGTCACCGGCTACGCGCTCACGGTCGCCTTCGCCGGGCCGGTGTTCACCGCGCTGACCACGCGAGTTCCGAGGAAAGCGCTGCTGATCGGCATGATCGCGCTCTTCGCCGCGGGCAACGTGCTGGCCGCGCTCGCGGGTTCTTTCGGGCTGGTGCTGATCGCTCGCGTCGTCGCGGCGTTGGTGCACTCGACCTTCTTCGCGGTCGGCCTGGTGCAGGCCGTGTCGGTCGTCGGAGCGGAGCGCCGCGGCTGGGCGATCGCGGTGGTCAGCGCCGGGCTGAACCTGGCGACCGTGCTCGGCGCGCCGCTGGGCACCTTCATCGGCCACGAGCTGGGATGGCGGGCCACGTTCTGGGCGGTTGCGGGGGCGAGCGCGGTCGCCGCCGGGCTCATCGTCGTCGCGGTTCCGCGGTCGAGCGCGGTGGGCCCGCAGTCGGTGCGCGCGGAGATCGGGGCACTGGCCGACCGCGAGGTGCTCGTGGTCGTCGCGGTCACCGTGCTCGCGCAGATCGCGCTGTTCACGCCCTACACCTACATCGCCACCATCCTCACCGAGGTGTCCGGGTTCGCCACCGGGGCCGTGGCGTGGTTGCTGATGGCGTTCGGGGCCGGTGGCCTGGTCGGCAATGTGATCGGTGGTCGGTTGGCCGATCGGTGGCCGTGGGGTTCGGTCCGCGGGCTGCTCGCCGGAATGGTCTTCGTGCTCGGGGTTTTCGCCTTGGTCGTGCAGTACGCCGGTGCGGCGGCGGTGGGCGTCCTCGTGCTCGGCGTTGTGAGCTGCGCGCTCATTCCCGCGCTGCAGAGCCGGGCTTTCGCTGCCGCTGCCGCAGCGCCGACCTTGACGGTCGCGGTGAACACCTCGGCGTTCAACCTCGGCAACGCCGGAGGCGCGTGGATCGGTGGCCGGGTGCTCGACGGCGGGGCGGCACCGCACTGGTTGATCGGAATCGGGATCTTCGCCGCGGTCGCGGCTTGGGTGGCGACCGCCGCCCGGAGAAGTGCTGGAGTGGAAGGAAGAACTGATGTCGCTGTCGTTTGA
- a CDS encoding MerR family transcriptional regulator — MKIGELSRRTGVSQRLLRYYEQQGLLASQRAPSGYRYYPAEAITVVAQIRNLLAAGLNTETIRTVLPCARGELPVLEPCPNLLATLRTELTAIDDRLTCLQQTRKALATYLAATEA, encoded by the coding sequence ATGAAGATCGGCGAGCTGTCCCGCCGGACCGGGGTCAGCCAACGCCTCCTGCGCTACTACGAGCAGCAGGGCCTGCTCGCCTCGCAGCGAGCACCGAGCGGCTACCGCTACTACCCGGCGGAGGCGATCACGGTCGTCGCCCAGATCCGCAACCTGCTGGCGGCGGGCCTGAACACGGAAACGATCCGCACGGTCCTGCCCTGCGCCCGCGGTGAGCTCCCGGTCCTCGAACCGTGCCCGAACCTCCTGGCCACCCTCCGCACCGAGCTGACGGCGATCGACGACCGCCTGACCTGCCTCCAGCAAACCCGAAAAGCCCTCGCCACCTACCTCGCAGCCACCGAAGCCTGA
- a CDS encoding Uma2 family endonuclease: MSTLPDWMRPPRAEGWFAEDLDRLHQAPRHTELIDGALVFTTTPQRSWHGRLVTGLTVELARQAPNGIEVEREMTIRLDARNRPEPDLLVTTVPFDPDRTWYEPEDVLLVVEVASPESAHRDRTVKLRKYADAGIRHYWCVEDENPAAAVHVYELDEPTGVYAPAGIFRDALRRSVPYELDLDLRKLTPHRHR, translated from the coding sequence ATGTCCACGCTGCCCGACTGGATGCGCCCGCCCCGCGCTGAAGGCTGGTTCGCAGAGGATCTGGACCGCCTTCACCAGGCACCCCGGCACACCGAGCTGATCGACGGAGCACTCGTCTTCACGACGACCCCGCAGCGGTCCTGGCACGGCCGCCTCGTCACCGGCCTCACCGTCGAGCTCGCCCGCCAGGCCCCGAACGGCATCGAGGTCGAACGGGAGATGACGATCCGGCTCGACGCCCGCAACCGCCCGGAGCCGGACCTGCTCGTCACCACCGTCCCCTTCGACCCGGACCGGACCTGGTACGAGCCGGAGGACGTGCTGCTGGTCGTCGAAGTGGCCTCACCGGAGTCCGCGCACCGAGACCGCACGGTCAAACTGCGCAAGTACGCCGACGCCGGAATCCGCCACTACTGGTGCGTCGAGGACGAGAACCCGGCCGCGGCAGTGCACGTGTACGAGCTCGACGAGCCGACGGGCGTGTACGCCCCGGCCGGAATCTTCCGAGACGCCCTGCGCCGCTCGGTCCCCTACGAACTCGACCTCGACCTGCGCAAACTAACGCCCCACCGGCACCGCTGA
- a CDS encoding DUF4291 domain-containing protein yields the protein MLPQRQIRAQFDRRTIVVYQAYSSDIAEPALRANRFVAPFSFNRMTWIKPSFRWLMHRSNWAQKRGQERILAVRITREGWEEALSQAVLTTSAPRAVAEAAVHVQWDPERSLRGAALNHYSIQVGIGRGLISEFAEEWVVDLTDLTPQTRKIAKLAQSGQSAKAQRLLPAERVYPVPAPIATRLDIDG from the coding sequence GTGTTGCCGCAGCGTCAGATTCGGGCTCAGTTCGATCGACGGACGATCGTCGTGTACCAGGCTTATTCCTCCGACATCGCCGAGCCCGCCTTGCGCGCCAACCGGTTCGTGGCACCGTTCTCGTTCAACCGGATGACGTGGATCAAGCCGTCGTTCCGGTGGCTCATGCACCGAAGCAACTGGGCGCAGAAGCGCGGCCAGGAACGCATCCTCGCCGTGCGGATCACCCGAGAAGGTTGGGAAGAAGCGCTCTCCCAGGCGGTTCTGACCACTTCCGCCCCGCGAGCTGTTGCCGAGGCCGCGGTCCACGTCCAGTGGGATCCGGAGCGGTCGCTGCGCGGTGCCGCGCTCAACCACTACAGCATCCAGGTGGGCATCGGCCGCGGTTTGATCAGCGAGTTCGCCGAGGAATGGGTCGTCGACCTGACCGACCTCACGCCGCAGACGAGGAAGATCGCGAAACTGGCCCAGTCCGGCCAGTCGGCCAAGGCCCAACGACTCCTGCCCGCAGAACGCGTCTACCCGGTTCCCGCCCCGATCGCGACACGCCTGGACATCGACGGCTGA
- a CDS encoding SDR family NAD(P)-dependent oxidoreductase — protein sequence MTDPTYDFHGQVALVTGAASGMGLAAARGFAENGAAVALLDRNADAVEQAAQSLVDAGHRAIGIACDVTDEAQVAAAVDRAVETLGRLDMAFNCADVQAPPSDAADETASDFDQVNAVNLRGVWAAQKHELRHMRTQGSGAIVNCSSLGGLVGLPERAAYHASKHGVIGLTKSAAVEYAARGIRINAVCPGVVETPMVAGMLEGQAEAMAEIIKQQPIGRLGRADEVTAAVLWLCSPAASFVLGTALPVDGGYTTH from the coding sequence ATGACGGACCCGACGTACGACTTCCACGGCCAGGTCGCCCTCGTGACCGGGGCAGCCTCCGGCATGGGACTGGCCGCAGCCCGCGGCTTCGCCGAGAACGGAGCCGCTGTCGCGCTCCTCGACCGCAACGCCGACGCCGTCGAGCAGGCCGCGCAGTCGCTCGTGGACGCCGGGCACCGGGCGATCGGCATCGCCTGCGACGTCACCGACGAGGCGCAAGTCGCAGCCGCGGTCGACCGGGCCGTGGAGACCCTCGGCCGACTCGACATGGCCTTCAACTGCGCCGACGTCCAGGCCCCGCCCTCGGACGCCGCCGACGAGACGGCCTCGGACTTCGACCAGGTCAACGCGGTCAATCTGCGCGGCGTATGGGCGGCGCAGAAGCACGAGCTGCGGCACATGCGCACCCAGGGCTCGGGGGCGATCGTGAACTGCTCCTCCCTCGGCGGTCTCGTCGGTCTGCCCGAGCGCGCCGCCTACCACGCCTCCAAGCACGGAGTCATCGGCCTCACCAAGAGCGCCGCGGTCGAGTACGCGGCCCGAGGCATCCGCATCAACGCCGTGTGCCCCGGCGTCGTCGAGACACCCATGGTCGCCGGCATGCTCGAGGGGCAGGCCGAGGCGATGGCCGAGATCATCAAGCAGCAGCCGATCGGCCGCCTCGGCCGCGCCGACGAGGTAACGGCTGCGGTCCTGTGGCTGTGCAGCCCGGCCGCCAGCTTCGTCCTCGGTACCGCGCTGCCCGTCGACGGCGGCTACACCACCCACTGA
- a CDS encoding helix-turn-helix domain-containing protein translates to MDSRSEISSFLTSRRARLSPEEAGVPRFGGARRVPGLRREEVAHLAGVSADHYARLERGRISGASREVLEAVARALQRELIEIVGTLTTRSEEFSELWASHDVLRHRSGTKLLTHPDVGDLEFGYESFELSTDPGLVILVFTVEPGSRTAEAMQLLASWAAPPHSEDEAPGTATGRSEAIERHSSR, encoded by the coding sequence ATGGATTCCCGGTCCGAGATCAGCAGCTTCCTCACCTCCCGGCGAGCCAGGCTCTCCCCGGAGGAGGCCGGCGTGCCCCGCTTCGGAGGGGCGCGCCGGGTCCCGGGTCTGCGCCGCGAAGAGGTCGCGCACCTCGCCGGGGTCAGCGCCGACCACTACGCACGCCTCGAACGCGGCAGGATCTCCGGTGCGTCCCGTGAGGTCCTCGAAGCCGTCGCGCGCGCCCTGCAACGGGAGCTGATCGAGATCGTGGGCACCCTCACGACCCGGAGCGAGGAGTTCAGCGAGCTGTGGGCCTCCCACGACGTGCTGCGCCACCGCTCCGGGACGAAGCTGCTGACCCATCCCGACGTGGGCGACCTCGAGTTCGGCTACGAGTCCTTCGAGCTCTCCACGGATCCAGGACTGGTCATTCTCGTCTTCACCGTCGAGCCGGGCTCCCGCACCGCCGAGGCGATGCAGCTGCTCGCCAGCTGGGCAGCCCCGCCGCACAGCGAGGACGAAGCACCCGGGACCGCGACGGGAAGGAGCGAAGCGATCGAGCGCCACTCGTCGAGGTGA
- a CDS encoding LysE family translocator: MDQFLAVAVAHFLALLIPGVDFFLIVRTAAAHGWRSASGVCAGVASANGVFIVAAFTGLTLVGDDRILAWIELAGGAFLISMGLAFWRARISLTVDAEGVVGRAAWARGFGLGLASGLLNPKNLLFYVSLAATLSSATTGQLTLYGAWMFSIVLAWDLFVAAVMGAKRSRAILARALPWITKAAAIVVTLFGIGAVLAAVRTLVG, encoded by the coding sequence ATGGATCAGTTTCTCGCCGTTGCCGTTGCCCATTTCCTCGCGCTGCTCATTCCTGGTGTCGACTTCTTCCTGATCGTCCGAACCGCCGCCGCCCACGGGTGGCGCAGCGCAAGCGGCGTCTGCGCGGGCGTCGCGTCGGCGAACGGGGTGTTCATCGTCGCCGCGTTCACCGGCCTCACCCTGGTGGGTGACGATCGGATCCTCGCGTGGATCGAGCTCGCCGGCGGTGCGTTCCTCATTTCCATGGGCCTCGCCTTCTGGCGTGCGCGGATCTCGCTCACCGTCGACGCGGAAGGTGTTGTGGGACGCGCAGCTTGGGCCAGGGGCTTCGGCCTCGGGCTCGCCTCCGGGCTGCTGAACCCGAAGAATCTCCTGTTCTACGTCAGCCTCGCCGCCACGCTGTCGTCGGCGACGACCGGGCAGCTCACGTTGTACGGAGCGTGGATGTTCTCCATCGTGCTGGCGTGGGACCTGTTCGTCGCCGCAGTGATGGGGGCCAAGCGAAGCCGCGCGATTCTCGCGCGGGCGCTCCCGTGGATCACCAAGGCCGCGGCGATCGTCGTGACGCTGTTCGGGATCGGAGCGGTGCTCGCCGCGGTGCGGACGCTTGTGGGGTGA
- a CDS encoding helix-turn-helix domain-containing protein, with translation MSAVTGTGIRSPEFWHDPRFPQIESRRSCRQNSCYRPHTHDRFAVGLIDEGASEFVGRSASPMRLEPRDVILIPAGHVHSCNPVSGDWVYQMMLFDPEWLRVRAWAHDAAFDGAIQVHRDSDAYRLFGAVNAALFEGPRDLDRLERSLRRAFAGLGTASVRREDPVGAPALAARLRPVLDVLAERPEDPRLDDLATDVGMSRYQLIRAVKRATGLTPIAWRNNARVMRARAMLRGGEPIASVAHTLGFADQSHFHRVFRAHVATTPGAYMR, from the coding sequence GTGAGTGCGGTGACGGGGACCGGGATCCGGTCGCCGGAGTTCTGGCACGATCCGCGTTTCCCGCAGATCGAATCGAGGCGCTCCTGCAGGCAGAACTCCTGTTATCGGCCGCACACACATGATCGCTTCGCCGTCGGGTTGATCGACGAGGGGGCCAGCGAGTTCGTCGGGCGGTCCGCATCGCCGATGCGTCTCGAACCGCGCGACGTCATTCTCATCCCCGCCGGGCACGTCCACTCGTGCAACCCGGTCAGCGGCGACTGGGTGTACCAGATGATGCTCTTCGACCCGGAGTGGCTTCGCGTGCGCGCGTGGGCGCATGACGCGGCATTCGACGGGGCGATCCAAGTGCATCGCGACTCCGACGCGTACCGCCTCTTCGGCGCCGTGAACGCAGCGCTGTTCGAGGGGCCGCGGGATCTCGACAGGCTCGAACGGTCGCTTCGCCGTGCGTTCGCCGGGCTCGGAACCGCGAGCGTCCGACGCGAGGATCCTGTCGGCGCACCTGCACTCGCGGCCAGGCTCCGCCCGGTTCTCGACGTGCTCGCAGAGCGGCCGGAGGATCCGCGCCTCGATGATCTAGCGACCGACGTCGGTATGAGTCGATATCAGCTGATCCGCGCCGTCAAGCGCGCCACAGGTCTCACGCCGATCGCCTGGCGCAACAACGCGCGCGTCATGCGGGCGCGGGCGATGCTGCGAGGCGGCGAACCGATCGCCTCCGTCGCACACACCCTGGGGTTCGCGGACCAGAGCCACTTCCATCGCGTGTTCCGCGCCCACGTGGCGACGACGCCTGGCGCGTACATGCGCTGA
- a CDS encoding HEPN domain-containing protein: MTNDPLNLDESAEWSGLWWLPGAPDEQVPGVLRYEPEDGLVLSLIGTFEDRILSNLSPGMTVFHEGSRTWDVIHGAAEQREITLLGCVPNSSKRTIGARVKSPDKQIVVATTAIIGAHVSGEDDAAFSAAEVSVEDLGLWAASSAFEGFLGASDGRPDGTGSISVKPVETQSVVVDGTEFRLMHRHTLPFFDQRKGGTVGRMRDTAFVRAVPADPFSVSGARATARLVQDLIALATHRAAGVIWLRLEVAGTGLVSPGERPAPPRHADVLCSPSALGKHDGKAVDHHRVFFTCASLPFKEVVPRWCEAHGRLQAATNMILGLRYAPARYVENNLLTAVGAAEVLHRGLGIDEKPFPADEFKAMRDAMLAQVPEEHRDRFRGSIRNDPTLRDRLYALAARTDRDAIARLMPDVDRWARRTTRARNDLAHEGRTPNHSVDELIAIVDVTTAVVILNVLHELGLPAERQRQIVQEHPQLRATASTARKWLVAPGADS; encoded by the coding sequence GTGACCAACGATCCTCTGAACCTCGACGAGTCTGCCGAATGGTCTGGTCTCTGGTGGCTGCCAGGCGCCCCTGACGAGCAGGTCCCCGGTGTGCTCCGATACGAGCCGGAGGACGGCCTGGTTCTCTCGCTGATCGGAACGTTCGAGGATCGCATCCTCTCGAACCTCTCTCCGGGCATGACGGTGTTCCACGAGGGGAGCCGGACGTGGGATGTCATCCACGGTGCGGCCGAGCAGCGCGAGATCACCCTTCTTGGCTGCGTCCCGAACAGCAGCAAGCGGACCATCGGTGCGAGAGTGAAGAGCCCCGACAAGCAGATCGTGGTGGCGACGACCGCGATCATTGGCGCGCACGTCAGCGGTGAAGATGACGCGGCGTTCTCCGCGGCCGAGGTGTCGGTCGAGGATCTCGGGCTCTGGGCCGCGTCATCGGCTTTCGAGGGCTTCCTCGGGGCTTCCGACGGAAGGCCCGACGGAACCGGAAGCATCTCCGTGAAGCCGGTCGAGACGCAGTCGGTCGTGGTCGACGGGACCGAGTTCCGCCTGATGCACCGACACACGCTGCCGTTCTTCGATCAACGCAAGGGCGGGACCGTGGGGCGTATGCGCGACACGGCGTTCGTGCGAGCCGTCCCGGCGGACCCGTTCTCCGTGAGCGGGGCACGGGCAACGGCAAGGCTGGTGCAGGACTTGATTGCGCTCGCGACGCACCGTGCTGCTGGCGTGATCTGGCTCCGGTTGGAGGTGGCGGGGACCGGCCTTGTATCTCCGGGCGAGCGCCCTGCGCCGCCACGGCACGCTGATGTGCTCTGCTCGCCCTCTGCGCTCGGCAAGCACGATGGCAAGGCCGTTGACCACCACCGCGTCTTCTTTACCTGTGCATCGCTCCCGTTTAAAGAAGTCGTGCCGCGCTGGTGCGAGGCGCACGGTCGCCTGCAGGCGGCGACCAACATGATCCTGGGCCTCCGGTACGCGCCGGCTCGCTATGTCGAGAACAACCTCTTGACGGCTGTCGGCGCGGCCGAGGTGCTGCACCGCGGCCTTGGCATCGATGAGAAACCCTTCCCAGCGGACGAGTTCAAGGCGATGCGCGACGCGATGCTCGCGCAGGTACCGGAAGAGCACCGGGATAGGTTCAGGGGATCGATCCGCAACGATCCGACGCTCCGGGATCGGCTGTACGCCCTCGCCGCGCGAACTGACCGGGACGCGATCGCGCGGCTGATGCCGGACGTGGACAGATGGGCGAGGCGGACGACGCGGGCTCGCAACGACCTGGCGCACGAGGGCAGGACGCCGAACCACTCCGTCGATGAATTGATCGCCATCGTTGATGTGACGACGGCGGTCGTGATCCTCAATGTGCTGCACGAGCTCGGGCTCCCAGCAGAGCGGCAGCGCCAGATCGTGCAAGAGCACCCTCAGCTCCGTGCGACCGCCAGCACCGCGCGCAAATGGCTAGTCGCCCCGGGGGCCGACTCCTGA
- the ychF gene encoding redox-regulated ATPase YchF, giving the protein MSLTLGIVGLPNVGKSTLFNALTSNDALAANYPFATIEPNVGVVPLPDKRLDKLAEIFGSAKTVPATVSFVDIAGLVKGASEGQGLGNKFLANIREADAICQVIRVFDDPDVVHVDGRVDPSSDIETINTELILADLQTLDKALPRLEKEARTHKDKRPALEMAQQAKEILDSGKTLFAAGLGKDTPDLRELNLLTTKPFLYVFNADEGVLTDEAKQAELRALVAPGDAVFLDAKVEAELMELDEESQRELLESIGQPEPGLYALARAGFHTLGLQSYLTAGPKEARAWTIRQGWTAPQAAGVIHTDFERGFIKAEIVSFDDLIAAGSMAEAKSAGKVRMEGKEYVMADGDVVEFRFNV; this is encoded by the coding sequence GTGAGCCTCACCCTCGGAATCGTCGGGCTGCCCAACGTCGGCAAGTCCACCCTGTTCAACGCGCTGACCAGCAACGACGCTCTCGCTGCGAACTACCCGTTCGCCACCATCGAGCCGAACGTCGGGGTCGTGCCGCTGCCGGACAAGCGGCTGGACAAGCTGGCGGAGATCTTCGGCTCGGCCAAGACGGTGCCCGCCACGGTCTCGTTCGTCGACATCGCGGGCCTGGTCAAGGGCGCTTCCGAGGGCCAGGGCCTGGGCAACAAGTTCCTCGCCAACATCCGCGAGGCGGACGCGATCTGCCAGGTCATCCGCGTCTTCGACGACCCCGACGTGGTGCACGTCGACGGCCGGGTGGACCCGTCCAGCGACATCGAGACGATTAACACCGAGCTGATCCTCGCCGACCTGCAGACCCTCGACAAGGCGCTGCCGCGGCTGGAGAAGGAAGCCCGGACCCACAAGGACAAGCGCCCGGCCCTGGAGATGGCGCAGCAGGCCAAGGAGATCCTCGACTCCGGCAAGACGCTGTTCGCGGCGGGCCTGGGCAAGGACACCCCGGATCTGCGCGAGCTGAACCTGCTGACCACCAAGCCGTTCCTCTACGTGTTCAACGCCGACGAGGGCGTGCTGACCGACGAGGCGAAGCAGGCGGAGCTGCGCGCGCTGGTCGCGCCGGGTGACGCGGTGTTCCTGGACGCCAAGGTCGAGGCGGAGCTCATGGAGCTCGACGAGGAGTCCCAGCGCGAGCTGCTGGAGTCGATCGGCCAGCCGGAACCGGGCCTGTACGCGCTGGCCCGCGCGGGCTTCCACACCCTGGGCCTGCAGAGCTACCTGACGGCGGGCCCGAAGGAAGCGCGGGCCTGGACGATCCGCCAGGGCTGGACGGCGCCCCAGGCGGCCGGCGTGATCCACACCGACTTCGAGCGGGGCTTCATCAAGGCCGAGATCGTCTCCTTCGACGACCTGATCGCCGCGGGCTCGATGGCGGAGGCCAAGTCGGCGGGCAAGGTCCGCATGGAGGGCAAGGAATACGTGATGGCCGACGGAGACGTCGTGGAGTTCCGCTTCAACGTGTAA